One region of Emys orbicularis isolate rEmyOrb1 chromosome 6, rEmyOrb1.hap1, whole genome shotgun sequence genomic DNA includes:
- the SECISBP2 gene encoding selenocysteine insertion sequence-binding protein 2: MATEREPGTASEGFKFSADVKPFVPKYTTVTVAWSEPSEACVFPTTYYPRVQEPSVDKSVEFAEAVFKASFSQPQICAEDVSWDGASSLSQYISGSVMGYTPLGEYSSSPSSSDAAPNMYSLASARYNYNNSQHYSHSRIVNECGEQICPVKQETRKTPKRRSKGDEQKLDNKRLDGSDSSDRTANRSSLHTSVYGRDALKLDRSNKAMNRKSKPIPKNESLPKPAFEVTLSDFPKLQTLGSNDVVDLQKHKWGPLCSTEGNTALLRQPVRTQTSALVTTEDEASVENKAESKTYTEAGSVSSSFDTRAALPPTSAPYSTQSHLSWATILSQAPKRVVSSPASELISSNHSCSKEKQDVQANSKSKTRNDASETEPEEVSEKKKKKKKKKPKSNPEEEKPQNESFIVQEPPRIEDAEEFPDLAAASDRKNRAGTQKSSYAPPVSRRQPEVHVTKESCDSHYRNDASNLGAVVTPGKHASSAMLERKKPQEASKSSGKKSQIPVKLDLGGMLAVLEQKQHAEKSKQSSKPVVLSVGGAIPLLSKEPTTVTKNQQLNQGKTPHNPLDSSAPLVKKGKQREVPKAKKPTSLKKIILKEREQRKQHLLEQTTIPKDDGDTVHQCEESTTEDQTLTQDTKTDIAEDVPITSVSVAQSSSEVFLECEDLKDSTESSSSLTQLNSSLPKIHSRRFRDYCSQVLSKEVDSCVTDLLKELVRFQDRLYQKDPVKAKTKRRLVMGLREVLKHLKLKKLKCVIISPNCEKIQSKGGLDETLHTIIDCACEQNIPFVFALNRKALGRCVNKAVPVSVVGIFSYDGAQDHFHKMVELTMEARHAYKDMVAALEEEAAEGGGSEKHSTILTTQYGEKSLSETGKTPHVESDEDVPNYIKIWKRKLEEEYNPYALELEKIATTEMLTLNLEEPQ; this comes from the exons GGCTTCAAGTTCTCAGCAGATGTCAAACCGTTTGTCCCAAAATACACGACAGTAACTGTGGCATGGTCAGAACCGTCGGAAGCGTGTGTCTTTCCTACTACATACTACCCACGTGTTCAGGAACCGTCTGTGGATAA ATCTGTTGAATTTGCGGAAGCTGTATTTAAGGCTTCCTTTAGCCA GCCACAAATATGTGCGGAAGATGTGTCCTGGGATGGCGCTTCATCTCTTTCTCAATATATATCTGGTAGCGTTATGGGATATACTCCACTTGGTGAATACTCTAGCTCGCCTTCTTCGTCTGATGCTGCACCAAATATGTACTCACTAGCCAGCGCACGGTATAATTATAACAACTCTCAACACTACAGTCATTCCAGGATAGTTAATGAATGTGGCGAACAAATTTGTCCAGTCAAACAAGAGACTAGAAAGACTCCTAAA AGGAGATCAAAAGGTGATGAGCAGAAATTGGACAATAAAAGGCTTGATGGAAGTGACTCATCAGACAGAACAGCAAATAGAAGTTCACTTCATACTTCTGTGTATGGCAGAGATGCTTTGAAACTAG ACAGGTCTAATAAAGCCATGAACAGGAAATCAAAACCGATTCCAAAAAACGAGTCTCTTCCAAAACCTGCTTTTGAAGTTACCCTTTCGGATTTCCCTAAGTTGCAGACTCTGGGAAGCAATGATGTAGTGGACCTACAAAAACATAAATGGGGGCCATTATGCTCAACTGAAGGCAATACTGCACTCTTGAGACAACCAGTGAGAACACAGACTTCTGCTTTGGTGACCACAGAG GATGAAGCTTCAGTGGAAAACAAAGCTGAATCAAAAACTTATACAGAAGCAGGTTCAGTTTCCTCTTCATTTGATACTAGAG CAGCACTTCCTCCAACATCTGCACCTTACTCCACTCAGTCACATTTATCTTGGGCCACCATACTATCGCAGGCTCCAAAGAGAGTTGTTTCCTCACCAGCCTCTGAACTTATTTCCAGTAACCATTCTTGCAGCAAAGAAAAACAAGATGTTCAGGCAAATAGTAAG TCAAAAACAAGAAATGATGCTAGTGAAACTGAGCCTGAAGAAGTatcagaaaagaagaagaaaaaaaagaaaaagaaacctaaATCAAATCCTGAAGAGGAAAAACCTCAAAATGAAAGCTTTATAGTACAGGAACCACCAAGGATTGAG GATGCTGAAGAGTTTCCtgacctggcagctgcttctgACCGAAAAAACAGGGCGGGGACTCAGAAATCATCCTATGCTCCTCCTGTTAGCAGAAGGCAGCCTGAA GTACATGTAaccaaagagtcctgtgacaGTCATTATCGAAATGATGCATCAAACTTGGGAGCTGTTGTAACACCAGGGAAACATGCTTCATCTGCTATGttggaaagaaaaaaacctcag GAAGCTTCTAAGAGCAGTGGAAAGAAGAGTCAGATTCCAGTGAAGTTGGATTTGGGAGGCATGCTGGCTGTATTGGAGCAGAAGCAACATGCAGAGAAATCAAAACAGTCCTCAAAACCTGTGGTGCTTTCAG TTGGCGGTGCCATACCATTGCTTTCAAAAGAACCTACAACAGTAACAAAAAATCAACAATTAAATCAAGGGAAGACACCACATAATCCACTGGACTCCAGTGCTCCTTTGGTAAAGAAAGGAAAGCAGAGAGAAGTCCCCAAAGCAAAGAAACCAACATCTCTTAAAAAG AttattttgaaagagagagaacagCGAAAACAGCACCTGTTAGAACAGACAACGATTCCAAAAGATGATGGAGATACTGTTCATCAGTGTGAAGAATCCACAACTGAAGATCAGACACTTACTCAGGATACCAAAACAG ACATAGCAGAAGATGTTCCCATAACCTCAGTTTCTGTGGCTCAGAGCAGTTCAGAAGTGTTCCTGGAATGTGAAGACCTCAAGGATTCTACGGAAAGTTCCTCCAGTCTAACACAACTAAACTCCAGCCTTCCAAAAATTCATAGCAGGAGATTTAGAGA TTACTGTAGCCAGGTACTTAGTAAAGAAGTTGATAGTTGTGTGACAGATCTTCTAAAAGAACTGGTTCGTTTCCAAGATCGCTTGTATCAGAAAGACCCAGTGAAGGCCAAGACAAAACGCAGACTTGTTATGGGGCTCAGAGAAGTTTTGAAACACCTGAAgttgaaaaaattgaaatgtgTCATCATCTCTCCAAACTGTGAAAAGATTCAGTCAAAGG GTGGGTTGGATGAGACTCTACATACCATTATTGACTGTGCCTGTGAACAGAATATCCCATTTGTCTTTGCTCTCAATCGCAAAGCTCTAGGACGTTGTGTGAACAAAGCAGTGCCTGTCAGTGTGGTGGGAATTTTCAGTTATGATGGTGCTCAG GACCACTTTCACAAAATGGTAGAACTGACAATGGAAGCCAGGCATGCATACAAAGATATGGTGGCAGCTTTAGAGGAAGAGGCAGCTGAAGGGGGAGGAAGTGAAAAACACAGCACAATCTTAACCACTCAATATGGAGAGAAGAGCTTGTCTGAGACCGGTAAAACGCCCCATGTGGAATCTGATGAGGATGTACCAAATTACA TCAAAATCTGGAAGAGAAAGCTTGAGGAGGAGTATAACCCTTATGCCTTGGAATTAGAAAAGATTGCAACTACTGAAATGCTGACCTTGAATTTAGAAGAGCCTCAGTAA